The Gossypium hirsutum isolate 1008001.06 chromosome D06, Gossypium_hirsutum_v2.1, whole genome shotgun sequence genome contains the following window.
TTGAATTTCGTTAAAAACTtaagtttattttcaatattcaATATTCGATATAGTATCTAGATCAAATGATTGTTTTCACCAATAAGTACTGAAGTTTGTTTTCAATATTGagattaaaataatatcaaattgaatcttaaAATTAAACTTGCCTACTTAATTGAGATAAAACAAAActcaagtattaaattaaaaaatttgaaatatctAAGTGAAACTTTTAAACCTGGACATTTAAAATTTGAAGGAATCCAATCCCAAGTTTGTAATTACCGCATTCGAAACATAGATCGAAGAAAATCCAAATTTTATTCTGGGGAGGCAAAGTGGAGAAGCAACCTCTCTCCCTAGAATTGGGAGTTGATTAGGAAGCTTAAACAACCAAGCCCACATCATCAAAATTATGTGGAGACTTATTAGGTATCAACGTTTCatgtgaaaaaaaattcaaattaattaagttgataagtctttcgaatcgagtgaaattatttgagttaaattaaaatattgttacactataataattttattttagcgcacataaaattgaaaacatatgtatttgaaaaaaaaattaaaataaaataataaaaaaatatattcttaacattatttatatattctctaattttttttaataaatttagaattttttaaaaatatataagttttagattttttataaatattttgaattttaaaatttattttgagtttttattgtaatttttgttgaaagaGACTAATTTGTTTGTTTTCTAAATTGTAAGACACCAAAGAGTTTTTACACTAATTtgttatttaaattgtaaaatttaactcgacttaaactcaaaattcaaattacTGATTCGAGCTAATTTGAATAACTTGATTCAATTAACTtgaagttcaatttttttttttttgaatcgaattgagttttgctcacccctacttgGGAATGATACATCATGGGTCCAAATTAGACCTATACATGAGCTTAGCCACCTGGCCTGGCTCAAAAGTCTGtttgaaaaattaaagaattttggcaaaattataaactcaaaaaataaatttagataaaaaaaaatgagaCTCTTATTCAAAATGGGCTGAATGTCAGATAAAATTTTTTGTCCTGGCCCGACCCGAACCATATGCTTAATAGGTcactgtttcttttcttttttcttttcttttcccgaTTAACACCTCTAAATTCCTTCTCCAGTCCAACACCCACCGACCACCACCGTCATAGTTAacagtagaggtgctcatggggagggcggcccggcccggcccgacggcccgcccgaaatatgggagggtttgggtaaaaatataggcccaaaatatgggcttgggcaaaaaaatgaggcccgattaaaaaacgggccgggcctcgggcactaCTTTTTTGtccgggccgggcctcgggcactaCTTTTTTGtcctggcccggcccggcccggcccgaatacaataattttttttatttttttatttttttaaattttaaaatacttttaaaatactttttttttaatttttttaattttaaaatatttttaaaatacttttaattttttttaattttaaaatatttttaaaataaaattttttatttttgttttaatttttaaaataattttttggtatttatttaaaaaacgggccgggccgggcccgagcttatgaattttttcccgggccgggtctgggcaaaattctaggcccatatttcgggccgggcctgggcctaGGACTCGGGCCGAATTTTTTTCCGGgtccggcccatgagcacctctagttaaCAGCTCCCGTCGCCACCAGTCCACCACATACCCACCGATCCATCATCGTTCACCAATCACCATTGTTGCTTCTTGACTGACAACCCGAAGGTAACACcaccatttttgaattttctttctttcaactCTTTGTTTTTAAAGCTCTgcctttgaaaaaaaaatgggttttttGAAGCAATGAgattggttgttttttttttcgatAAAATGCATTTAAAAATGTAGGTTTTCACactagttcaattttgaaaataaaagtggAATTGTTAAGCTAGTGAAGTGTTACTCAACATCGGATGACTGATACTGCCTCTGAGTCTTTTGCATATTTAGAATATTTTGCTGGCACTTTAACATAGTATTTTTAATCTAACAAATAAAGTTTTTGAATGGATGACATTCATGAGCTATGATGAACTATAAAGACAATTCTGTACCATTTAACCCTAACCACATGTTATATTCCATTCACTTCAACTCCAAATATATCGCACCCTTGCTGTTGTTTTAGGTTTTCTAACTTGGTGGAACTTTTTCACTAGTTTTAGGTTATTTCCCTTCTACAGTTACCCTGAAATGAATTGATGTAAAAAATAGGTGTCATTTCAGTTTGTGGTAGCATTTACTTTTACTAATGCTGTTTCATATCTTCTGGAAATTGACATGCCACCTGTGATCTTTATTAACTAAAAATAAGTAACTAGGACAACAGTGAGGATAATAAAAGCTCAAGAATTGGCTTGCTGCACTTGATGGACATTCACTAGTTACTTGGCAGCCCATGCCATGCATGAAGTTCGCTTCTAGTTGGAAAGTCTATCAAGTGCAGCAAGCCGAGCAATGAAAGTGCTTGGGAATGCAAAAAGTACACCATAATAACCTATGCCAAGCCACCACCTCCTGTTAGGTCTTATAATTTTCCTAACCTCAACACAACTGCTTCGAAATAGTTTAGTTCTGGATCTGCTTTCTTCTTGCAATGTTTTCATCTGCTCGttctttatttttcaaatgtGAAGATGTCAATGTAAGTGCATGGTCTGATGGTTCATGTGGCGTAATGGGATTGTTTCATTtataggtttttattttaaaaccccCAATTTGTGATGACTAGAGTTTTGAGCTTTTATTACTTTTAGCAAAATAAACCCCccaatttgtttttatataagaatacaatttttttaaaattagtttaggTCCAGCCAGCCTTGGGCTtaaacttggacaaaaaattaAACTCATTTTTTGATGAATTAGGCCTGAGCCTTATAattgagcttaaaattttgtcatGACCCGACTCATAAATTGATCTAATCCAAATCCTTATTTTGATTTcactctatttctttttcatctaTTAATACCCTATTCATGTTTAATCACTATTCTCACCAAATTCTCCTTGCTAAATTAAATATATTCGTCACCAAGCAAGTCAGTACAAGTGCAAATTTTAGTGTGCCGCCAACGTGGAGTGCTCTAAGAAAAACAAGTTAAGGAGATACGATGGGTTAATCGGTTGACTAAGGGTGGGTTTGAATGAGTGGTgagtttacctgcggttagtataAAAACAGTGATAacggtgagattaaatactgtagtgatactgtagcgggagacaaaaaataaactaaacacaTTGCATCGCACCggacccaatcgcccatccaaactcaccctaaatttTAGTTGTATAATTGATCAGGATTAGCAAACCCTTAAGGAGAGACGACTAGGAAATGACATCTCCGGAATAGATGGGAAAGCTTCTCATTTCAACTGCCAACTCAACCTTAGTGTACTGTATAGTACGCCAATTACAACTGCTGAAGGAAGGTATGCCCTTGTTTGAAAATTACACAGAATCTAGAAAGTTTACAATAGGCAGTGCGTATGAGTTTTGGATTATAACAACGTTGGACGAGTGCAGAACCAGGAATGGTATTATCATGTATGGCTTGACAATAACCTCAACGACAAGAACTGGTACCCAAAACCCACAATACCCTGCCATCTCATCTTTGCCAAAACTTTTGACAGTCCTTGTAGGCTAGACAAATTTCTTGAACGTGCAACTACTGAGTAGCCTATCCTGTTAAGTTCTTGAGATGGAGGAAACCCAACCTTGGTGTAAAATAAACTCGGCAACGAGGAATCCTGGCATGGGAGGAGCTGAAGTTGTTATTAGGGATCACAATGGAAATTGGGTAAAAGGATCATATCGACACATACCACAGGCAACAAGCGTGGAAGCAGAACTCTGGACTTggtattattaatatatatacaagtagaAGTAGATGCAACTGCTGTAATAAGTCACATTTCAAACACCATTACTTCAATGTGCAAGAATGCGGTGATGTAATTATTGTTTGTAGTGAAGCACCCTTACAACTAGCTTCCTTCTTGACAAATACCCGCAATCTGTAGCTCAAATAGAACAAATAGTTTCGATTTGAAAATTTTCGTGTGAGTAgtaatcaaaataaacaaaaaaaatcagctcatggAAGAGAATGAATCAAAATTTGCATTTCATGTAAAAACTTAATGCCTTGCGTTATACAACAATCATATTTAGCCTAAAACCCTCAAATttctgaaatttgaaatttaaagtaacaaagactaaattaaaaccaAAACCCCATTTATCAAAAACAACAATCACAATCAAATGGACAAAGTGGCGTACTTCCAGCATCAGATTTACTAATACCCAATTCTTCTTCAGTGTAAATTGCAAAACCATCTGCTGTCCTTTTCCAAGGCCCAGAAGAAGACTCATTGAATCCTCCTTCCCTGTTGGTTTCTctactctttttactcttctttTTCGACGATTTGGGTTTTGAAATTTCATCGCCGTTCGGTTTCTCGGACCCTTTCGGGTCGGGTTTCTTCCTCTTTTTACCTGCAAATATCTCGTCGATTTCGTTACCAGCCACTTTAGAAGCTGAATTCTTCTGTTCTGGAACagattcttcttttttattttttgcttttctAGAAGGCGTCGTTGAAGAACCCTTCTTCGCCATTAGGTTGAATCTGCAacttcaaaacaaaaaattatagcATACGAAGAACTAAAATCAACAAAAACGAAACTtgaagaaatattaaatatatttattaaaagaaaaaataatacgAATGTTGTGTCAGAGAACACATTATCAGCACTGGAAATCAGACAGGGATAActgtaataatattaaattttctcATCATTCACAACATCGTTTCAACAAAAGTTGTTTCAAGGAATCTTCGACGAATTAACGGATTAAATCccgaaaaaagaaaaacccagagAAGGAAATATCTTCCTATGGATATAAAAAGTAATTATCACTGGTGCCTCCTACCTCGCAGTGAGATCCAAGAAGAGATTACGATATGGTTTTCCCCTAAACGGAAACAAAGAAGCAGAAACAAAACGAAGCGGAGGAGTGTGAGACTGAGTTTATTTGAAACCCTAAATTGGGTAAAAGATGATTATATATATGCCCTTTGTTTCGGGTTAAGGGTTTAAGGCTGGGCTTTCTCAAATGTTTGGGCTTTTTCTTATAAAATGGACCTTTTTTCTTTCGGCCTTCTTGTGAATGTAATATAGAttgtatgattaaattaatatttaggtactcttaatttttttttctaatatttaagTCTAAGTTTGCTATCAGTTTCTATATTATTTGCATATTtagcattttatattttattattttaaaaataataatctttttACTCTTAATTGAAGTCCAATAATTtcgacaaaaaaatttaattaagttggATTAAGTAATATCCTTTTAGAAAATTGTTCCTGATAATTTTAAATAGTAATATATGATAAGTAGGAGTGCTCATGAGTCAGGTCGGATCAGGTTGCGTTTGGGTCAGATCCATGTAAggtatttagattaattttttaagcCCGGGTCTGGTTCGATCCAAAAATGAGTTTGCCCTTTTGCTCAAGcttttaatttaagaaaagtaAACTCGGGCTTGACCCAACTTCCcatgtttgatttttttagattaatttttatttaaatataatatataatataataaaaaatgttaaaataaaacttttctaattttcatatttaaaaacactactataaatataataaatatcttattaaattgaaaaacacaaataaatctaataaatattttattgtattaaatataattttaaaattttatatttttgagttgaACAAACCCCTccatctaaaataaataaataaaaaatctttgagggcattatcaattaaatttgaaataaatatactACATTCTaggattaaaagtaaaaatattaaatttgaaatgCGTGACTAAGCGATCcacttataaatttaaaatattctcaattaaaaaagttaattctttttccatgaaaatagaatcataatgaattatttatattatgtattaatattgTAGAGAAAACGCatttaaagtgataaaattattgCTGGTTGTCATCATAAACCAACGTTTAAGTCCTACGTTACTCATCCCCTTTCATCACTACATCTCAACacttcttcaaaaattttcataaatctaTGGAAACATTCAAATATAAACCCAGAAATCAGTGTTGGATTTCACCATGTTATGATATAATAATGTTCCCAGGTCTCTCATTACTAATTAAATCTCACTCATACGCCGGGAATGGGAAACTGGGTGGTAAGTGCTTCGACTCTACTACAAAGATTGGACACCTTATCCGTCAACGGAAAATCAGGAGATGAGACAAACTTCAAGAACTCTTGGACCTTTGATCCAGAAGCTAATCCCTTAGCCTCAATAGTGATTTGCACGCCCTCATGGATGAAATCAGCAATAGCCGTGAATTCCTTTTCTGTAAATCCTCTGGTAGTCATTGCAGGCGATCCAATGCGAATGCCACCCGGCACAAGTGCACTCTTATCCCCTGCAAATTTTGAGACGTATCAAGGATtggtataaatacatataaaaagggaaaaaaattaattataaatgaatGGTAAAAAAGGGGAATAAGGAAGAACTTACCAGGCACCGAATTTTTGTTCAAGGTGATAGAGGCCATGTCAAGTATTTTCTCCACCCGAGCCCCATCAATACCCTGTTGCAGGAGAAGTTCATTGATATAAAGGAGGCAAAAGGAGTTTAGGGTGTCTACAAGAGAATAAGAAAAACATGAGATCCTACGCCTCTAGACTTGTCAATTGGGCAGATCAGGTTGGTTTTGATCAGGTTTATTtgggtttttgaaattttaggttCGTCAGTTTAAGGTTCAAGTTATTTAGGTTGGGGCTATTTAGGGCTTTTTGGGCCAAGTTATTTTCGGTTCAGGTCAAATTCGAGTTCAGATCAATTTGTATTTGGGTTGAGTGGATTCAGATTGTTGACTTCTTATAGCCAAATTGTGTAAGGTTGGTCGAGTTGAGTCAGGTTTTCGGTTTTGAGTCAATTTTGACAAGTCTAAATGCCACTCAAGTTTTGCATGTCTCACAGAGATGGTAACTTACCAATGGCCTTAGATCCACAAGCACAAGGTGATTATCACTACCACCAGAAACTAGTGTATAGCCAAGTTCAACCAATCGCCTTGCAAGAGCTCTACAATTAGACACTACCTGCAGCATGAAGTACCCATATTTTGACTTAATCACCACATAACTTTgcctctttattttttattactcaTCTTTGAAGGAAAGTACCTGATTCTGGTAAGCCTTGAACTCGGGTGATTGTGCATGTTGCAAGCAAACTGCTAGTCCTCCAATTGTGTGGTTATGAGGTCCACCCTGCATATACAAACATTATGCTTCTCATGATATAACTAGTTTCATAACTTGAAAGCCGGCAGAAGGATGGAATGGGGAATTCAGATTAGTAATAGGAGCAAAGGAGACCAATCAAACTAACCTGTAAACCTGGAAAAACAGCATTATTGATAGCAGATTCCAGATCAACTCCAAGAACAGGGTCCTTCTTGAAGAAGATCATGCCACCTCTTGGACCTCTCAAAGACTGGAAATGAGTAAAGAAAATCAAGTAGGTTATTCAAACGGACATATTAACACAAACAAAGTAATAGTACTATTTGGAACATACAAGTATCAGTGAGATTATTGGCAAAGCAGCTTATTTAAATTCTAATGCACATGATAACTAAATCATGATCAAAACAACGTGAAGACATTCTTCGCTACACAAGGGCAAGTGAAATAGGGAAAGAATCAAGTGAGATTTACCATGTTACAAGGTAGTAGATTTTCTCAAGTACCCTTAAATATTAATGTTTCAACAAGCAAAACTAGCACTATGTGAAGTGAATTTAACATGCATATAGTTCAAGACAGCATTTGAAAATATTCATCCCAAACCTTGTGTGTGGTTGTTGTCACGATATCACAATATTCAAAGGGGTCAGCAACTACAGAAGCAGCAACAAGGCCACTTATATGAGCCATATCCATCATGAGAAATGCACCAACAGCATCTGCAATCTTCCAACAGATATCAATTCCAATAAGTTAAATGCTTAAAATAAGTCACTAAATGATAGTAAAGTATGGCAGACTATATAGCACAACCAACAAGCACATCAGTGCTTACCTTCCTCATGCGAGGATAATCAAAATCTCGAGGATATGCACTGGCACCACAGATTATGAGTTTTGGTCGAAAGAGGGTAGCTGTTTTCTCAAGCATGTCATAATCAACTAGGCCTGTTCCAAATTTAAGACAAATCAAATCAACCACCAACTAAGCATATCAACCACTAAACCAATTAAGTCTTAACAATAACGATGAGTTACCTGTGGATTCATCAAGCCGATAAGGCATTGACTCGAAATAGATTGATGTACCAGATACACGTCTTTTAGGAGTCATAAATCCATGTGACAAATGTCCGCCATGTGGTAAGTCCAAACCCTATACCAGTTACATTAAGAATCATTTATATGTGCACTATCCAACAGAGAGAAGAAGCAGAGTTGGGCAGAAGTATCTTACCATTATTCGATCATGCGGATTAAGAATTGCTGTATAAACCTCAAAATTAGCAGGAGAACCAGACAATGGTTGAACATTAACGCCCCACTTATTTTCATCCAAATGAAATGCTGCCAAAGCCCTCTTTTGGCAAAGTATTTCAAGTTCATCAATGTACTCATTGCCCCCATAGTACCTGCAATAAAAATTAAGATCATTAGCTGCAAATAATAAATCCAAAAACACGAAGATCACATCTCTATGCATTTAGCTTAACTCGATATACCTTTTACCAGGTAGTCCTTCGGAATACTTGTTTGTGAGACATGACCCAACTGCCTCCATTACTGCTCGGGATGTAAAGTTCTCTGAGGCAATAAGCTCAAGGCTTTTGAACTGCCTCTCTTTCTCCTTGTTAATAATAGCACGAACCTCGGGATCGGCTTCACTGAGGCCATGGTCCACAAATCTGGTTTCGGCCACAGGGAATGAGTCCGAAGAGGGAGGCTTCCCAGTAACCAAGCTACTTTCAAGTTGAGCTCTACAGGGTTTGACAGAGTTGAGCTTAAGACCATACCCTTTTAAAGGAAAAATTGGTCTATTCCCTTTGACCCATATGGGCTGTTGCAAAGAACCCATCATTGCAGCTCCATTACAAGCCTGCATTTTGACTTCCCACTAGTATTTCTCACAAATAACCTGCAAATTTACAACAGAATAACACAtagaattaaaataagaaattcaattcatcatcaattaatttatatgttaGAGCAGAAAATGAACAGCTATTAAGACTTAAATAATCCCATGAGAAacaggcaaaaagaaaaaaaggtattTTCCTTTTAGAACTTGACCATTACCAATTCTTCTGTTAACCCAAAACACGAAAACTAAAGAACAGCAATTTATCTTAAGTTAAAATacagataataaacaaatatctCAATAACTGGATATGAAAATTCGAGAGAGCAAcgaattaaacaaaattttaagaaaGAAGGAATAATTCAAGAAATATAGAAAGAAGGGCATACTTGTTGGAAGggttctcttttttttctctcgcGTTTTCTTTTTGGGTGCAGTGGATTGAATTGGCTCaaactctaaaaccctaaaactcGACAGCGGTTTGCTTTAGTATAGTGGCAAAGAAGAAAATTAAAGAGGGTTAATTGCAGTATAAGTCCTACATTATGATCCAAATTTAAAtcaatccataaaccttaaaaggTTGAATTTGATTTCTCAAAGTATTAATATTGTACAATCATATCTTTCCCTCATCCTAACATCGATTTCAACATTAAATTTTAACGTGAAGTATATTTAAAgttgataaataaatattttaatatgtatataattattaCATGAATAGTTTAGATTTGATGATTACAAAAGATCAGATATTATCACTAAActttataaagatttttttaatgtgtCAAATTTAAACTGTCAATGTGACAAATACAAACGTGTTTATAATTTGACTAAAGTATTTTTAATACACTTCTTGTCAAATTCAAGACAATATTTAatgtttaagtttaaatttaaaaataataattaatttaatattaacactttaatatttcaattaaaatattttaaatttcaaatactAATCTAGTGAATTAccctaattaataaatatatgtaaaagaaaatgaaaaagacgAACGGCGCCGAAAATGGAATGATAGCGGAGATTTGGGTTGTTGTCTTATAAGGGTTATAAAACCTTCCATGCGGGTTGTTCTATTGTATCTACTCGTATGTACCAGCTCTGATCCTACTAAGTCCTGATTAAGTGATATTAGATATATAGAGAGGGGGGGAATCAACTACATGAAAATGCCACATTCTTCAATTATGCTAAGAAAAAAAAGTGCATACCAAATTTGTAAGGTTTACCAAAAATGCTAATGGTTAGAAATTTGGGTAAACTACGTAGAAAGTTACTAAATTGTTAATAAATTTATGTTGTagttacttaattttaaaaagttataaaatgataattaaattatttaaaagttctcGTATAAATTATTAGattgttaaaattgttgttgtatgacTTTCTCCGTTTATACCGTCTGCACCAATTAaaatctctttttcttctcttttacaattcaattttttttaaatgaataattttgaaCATAATGAATTTAGGAACTAAAAATCAAATAGTTTTATTCTCTGATCTTCCACACTAACCATCAAATCAACTTGAATTTAAAGTATGTTTTCTATATCAATCGTCAAATTGTGGCTTGGAGTTCACTAACCAAACTTACTCAAACTACTCCTCTTTCTCCAAATCTTCCACTATTCTCCATCAGTTTTGATCAAATTTAGGAGGAGGTCTCAAGAAATTAACTATAACTATGCAATTAAAAACTGGTTTAAACGAAAATTTTGACCTTCCATAATGGTCTTTAGGCATTTCTTAAActtgaaattttcaaataatagcAGAAAATATTCAACGTAATTTGAAATTAGAAAGGAAATGAACgtaatttcaatataaaaaaaattgaagaagccAATGAACAAAGCTGGCGGAAGAAAAGACAACCAACTCCACCTTTCATACTATTAATACATtggattaaaaatattttatatattacaaGACCACTTGacactagaggtgatcatgggttgggtgGCCTAACTCGGCCCGGCCCAATAGCCCACCAAAATATGAGAgtgtttgggtaaaaatataagtgcgaaatatgagtttgggtaaaaaataAGACCCGTTTAGAAAACAGACCCGGCCTTGGGCAAAACTTTTTTTGTCAGGCCGgtgtataataaatatatatatttttaaatacatttcCCTATT
Protein-coding sequences here:
- the LOC107901490 gene encoding uncharacterized protein C6G9.01c — encoded protein: MAKKGSSTTPSRKAKNKKEESVPEQKNSASKVAGNEIDEIFAGKKRKKPDPKGSEKPNGDEISKPKSSKKKSKKSRETNREGGFNESSSGPWKRTADGFAIYTEEELGISKSDAGSTPLCPFDCDCCF
- the LOC107901493 gene encoding serine hydroxymethyltransferase 3, chloroplastic, coding for MQACNGAAMMGSLQQPIWVKGNRPIFPLKGYGLKLNSVKPCRAQLESSLVTGKPPSSDSFPVAETRFVDHGLSEADPEVRAIINKEKERQFKSLELIASENFTSRAVMEAVGSCLTNKYSEGLPGKRYYGGNEYIDELEILCQKRALAAFHLDENKWGVNVQPLSGSPANFEVYTAILNPHDRIMGLDLPHGGHLSHGFMTPKRRVSGTSIYFESMPYRLDESTGLVDYDMLEKTATLFRPKLIICGASAYPRDFDYPRMRKIADAVGAFLMMDMAHISGLVAASVVADPFEYCDIVTTTTHKSLRGPRGGMIFFKKDPVLGVDLESAINNAVFPGLQGGPHNHTIGGLAVCLQHAQSPEFKAYQNQVVSNCRALARRLVELGYTLVSGGSDNHLVLVDLRPLGIDGARVEKILDMASITLNKNSVPGDKSALVPGGIRIGSPAMTTRGFTEKEFTAIADFIHEGVQITIEAKGLASGSKVQEFLKFVSSPDFPLTDKVSNLCSRVEALTTQFPIPGV